The proteins below come from a single Mycobacterium parmense genomic window:
- a CDS encoding DUF3556 domain-containing protein has translation MGFMTPELPDVDPRIWRTLPRSARRQIMSRHWVENGFGTPFAVYLFYVFKIAVYVAGAAATISLTPGLGGLWRIADWWTQPIVYQKVVVFTLLFEILGLGCGSGPLTARFWPPFGGFLYWLRPNTIRLPPWPGKIPFTAGDSRTVVDVALYLVVLGSGVWALLSPGRGGPVSAAGVPSANVGLIDPAVVVPAIVALALLGLRDKTVFLAARGEHYGLTLLVFFFGFTDQIAAYKIIMLALWWGAATSKLNHHFPYVVAVMMSNNPLLRSRAFNWFKRRLYRDPVDDLRPSWVPTMMAHVGGTTAEFLVPLVLVLFADGHRWAWFLIAFMVLFHLNITSTIPMGVPLEWNVFFIFSLFYLFGHYAGVRATGLSSPLLLAILVGALAVVPIVGNLFPEQVSFLPAMRYYAGNWATSTWCLRAGVEDRIEANVTKAAALVPKQLARLYDPDTAELMIDKLMAWRSMHTHGRALNGLVARAVGADEAGYVLRDGEIVAGPLIGWNFGEGHLHNEQLLAALQRRCRFDEGDVRVIILESQPIQAQRQQYRIVDAKTGLIEEGYVEVDSMLSRQPWPEPGDDFPVTVRA, from the coding sequence ATGGGGTTCATGACACCGGAGCTTCCCGACGTCGACCCCCGCATTTGGCGCACGCTGCCGCGGTCGGCCCGGCGCCAGATCATGTCCCGCCACTGGGTGGAGAACGGCTTCGGCACTCCCTTCGCGGTGTACCTCTTCTACGTGTTCAAGATCGCGGTGTACGTCGCCGGCGCCGCCGCGACGATCTCGTTGACGCCGGGCCTCGGCGGTCTTTGGCGCATCGCGGACTGGTGGACGCAGCCCATCGTCTATCAGAAGGTCGTCGTCTTCACCCTGCTCTTCGAGATCCTGGGCCTGGGCTGTGGATCGGGGCCGCTGACCGCGCGGTTCTGGCCGCCGTTCGGCGGCTTCCTGTACTGGTTGCGGCCCAACACGATTCGCCTGCCGCCCTGGCCGGGCAAGATCCCCTTCACCGCCGGCGACAGCCGCACCGTCGTCGACGTGGCGCTGTATCTGGTCGTGCTGGGCTCGGGCGTATGGGCGCTGCTGTCACCCGGGCGGGGCGGGCCGGTGAGCGCGGCCGGCGTCCCCTCCGCCAACGTCGGCCTGATCGATCCCGCCGTCGTGGTGCCGGCCATCGTGGCGCTGGCGCTGCTGGGCCTGCGCGACAAGACGGTGTTCCTCGCCGCGCGGGGTGAACACTACGGACTGACCCTGCTGGTCTTCTTCTTCGGCTTCACCGACCAGATCGCCGCGTACAAGATCATCATGCTGGCGCTGTGGTGGGGAGCGGCGACGTCCAAACTCAACCACCACTTCCCCTACGTGGTGGCGGTCATGATGAGCAACAACCCGCTGTTGCGGTCCCGCGCCTTCAACTGGTTCAAGCGCAGGCTCTACCGCGACCCCGTCGACGACCTGCGCCCGTCGTGGGTGCCCACGATGATGGCGCACGTCGGCGGCACCACGGCCGAGTTCCTGGTGCCCCTGGTCCTGGTGCTGTTCGCCGACGGGCACCGGTGGGCCTGGTTCCTCATCGCGTTCATGGTGCTGTTCCACCTCAACATCACGTCCACCATCCCGATGGGAGTCCCGCTGGAGTGGAACGTGTTCTTCATCTTCTCGCTGTTCTACCTGTTCGGGCACTACGCCGGCGTCAGGGCCACGGGGCTGAGCTCCCCGCTGCTGCTGGCCATCCTGGTCGGCGCGCTGGCGGTGGTGCCGATCGTGGGCAATCTGTTCCCCGAGCAGGTTTCGTTTCTTCCGGCGATGCGCTACTACGCCGGAAACTGGGCCACCAGCACCTGGTGCCTGCGGGCGGGCGTCGAGGACCGGATCGAGGCAAACGTCACCAAAGCCGCGGCGCTGGTCCCCAAACAACTTGCCCGGCTTTATGATCCGGACACCGCCGAACTCATGATCGACAAGTTGATGGCGTGGCGGTCCATGCACACTCACGGACGGGCGCTCAACGGTCTGGTGGCGCGTGCCGTCGGCGCCGACGAGGCCGGCTACGTCCTGCGCGACGGTGAGATCGTCGCCGGGCCGCTGATCGGGTGGAATTTCGGGGAGGGTCACCTGCACAACGAGCAGTTGCTCGCCGCGCTGCAGCGGCGCTGCCGGTTCGACGAGGGCGACGTGCGGGTGATCATCCTGGAGAGCCAGCCGATCCAGGCGCAACGGCAGCAGTACCGCATCGTCGACGCGAAGACCGGGCTGATCGAGGAGGGGTACGTCGAGGTGGACAGCATGCTGAGCCGGCAACCGTGGCCCGAGCCGGGCGACGACTTCCCGGTGACCGTCCGTGCCTAA